The Carnobacterium mobile DSM 4848 genome includes a window with the following:
- a CDS encoding dihydrolipoyllysine-residue acetyltransferase translates to MAFKFKLPDVGEGMAEGEIVKWLVAEGDEIKEEDSIVEIQNDKSVEEIASPVSGTIKKILVEEGTVANVGDVIVEIDAPGHEEDEAAPAPVKEVPAAAPANQGGSFYQFKLPDVGEGMAEGEIVKWLVAEGDEIKEEDSILEIQNDKSVEEIASPVSGTVKKILVEEGTVAMVGQAIVEIDSPEHNTESATPATSPEEPAAESEAKDPAAGASTDSSVVKTSDSSKRVLAMPSVRQFARENDVDISLVTATGKNGRTTKEDIENFKKNGSTAPAAKTTEAPAATKQAPAAKAAAPAQPFKSSQAELETREPMTGMRKAIAKAMVNSKATAPHVTLFDEVDSTKLMAHRKRFKDVAAGKGVKLTFLPYVVKAVVSVLRKYPALNASIDDSTNEIVYKHYFNIGIATDTDRGLFVPVVKDADAKSIFSIAGEITELSGKATEGKLAANEMSNGSISISNIGSIGGGWFTPVINYPEVAILGVGRIAKKAIVNADDEVVVAPVMQLSLSFDHRIIDGATAQKAMNELKTLLADPELLLMEG, encoded by the coding sequence ATGGCTTTTAAATTTAAATTACCAGATGTCGGCGAAGGAATGGCTGAAGGCGAAATCGTAAAATGGTTAGTAGCTGAAGGCGATGAAATCAAAGAAGAAGATTCAATCGTAGAAATTCAAAACGATAAATCAGTTGAAGAAATTGCTTCTCCAGTTTCAGGTACAATTAAAAAGATTTTGGTAGAAGAAGGAACAGTTGCAAATGTTGGGGATGTTATCGTTGAAATCGATGCACCAGGACATGAAGAAGACGAAGCAGCTCCAGCTCCAGTAAAAGAAGTACCAGCAGCAGCTCCAGCAAACCAAGGTGGCTCTTTCTATCAATTCAAATTACCAGATGTTGGTGAAGGAATGGCTGAAGGCGAAATTGTAAAATGGTTAGTAGCTGAAGGCGATGAAATCAAAGAAGAAGATTCAATCCTAGAAATTCAAAACGATAAATCAGTTGAAGAAATTGCTTCTCCAGTTTCAGGTACTGTTAAAAAGATTTTGGTAGAAGAAGGAACAGTTGCAATGGTAGGACAAGCAATCGTTGAGATTGATTCTCCTGAACACAATACTGAAAGTGCAACACCTGCTACATCTCCAGAAGAACCAGCAGCTGAAAGTGAAGCAAAAGATCCAGCAGCAGGCGCTTCAACAGATTCTAGTGTTGTAAAAACTTCTGACTCTAGCAAACGTGTACTTGCTATGCCATCAGTACGTCAATTTGCACGTGAAAACGATGTGGATATCAGCTTAGTAACAGCTACCGGTAAAAACGGCCGTACAACAAAAGAAGATATTGAAAACTTCAAGAAAAATGGTTCAACAGCTCCTGCAGCCAAAACTACTGAAGCTCCAGCAGCAACAAAACAAGCTCCAGCAGCTAAAGCAGCAGCTCCAGCTCAACCATTTAAATCTTCACAAGCAGAACTTGAAACACGCGAACCAATGACGGGTATGCGTAAAGCAATTGCTAAAGCTATGGTTAATAGTAAAGCAACCGCTCCGCATGTGACATTATTTGATGAAGTAGATTCTACTAAATTAATGGCACACCGTAAACGTTTCAAAGACGTTGCAGCAGGTAAAGGCGTTAAATTAACATTCTTACCTTATGTTGTTAAAGCTGTCGTATCTGTTTTACGCAAATACCCTGCTTTAAATGCATCAATTGACGATTCAACAAATGAAATTGTTTATAAACATTACTTCAACATCGGTATCGCTACAGATACAGATCGCGGATTGTTTGTGCCAGTTGTTAAAGACGCTGACGCTAAGAGCATTTTCTCTATCGCTGGTGAAATTACTGAGCTTTCTGGTAAAGCTACAGAAGGTAAGTTAGCAGCTAACGAAATGAGTAACGGATCTATCTCTATCAGTAACATTGGATCAATTGGCGGCGGCTGGTTCACTCCAGTTATCAATTACCCTGAAGTTGCTATTTTAGGAGTTGGCCGTATTGCTAAAAAAGCTATTGTAAATGCTGACGATGAAGTTGTAGTAGCACCAGTTATGCAATTGTCATTAAGTTTTGACCACCGTATTATCGATGGAGCAACTGCACAAAAAGCAATGAATGAATTAAAAACATTGCTTGCTGATCCAGAATTATTATTAATGGAAGGGTAA
- the gdhA gene encoding NADP-specific glutamate dehydrogenase has product MEEARKYIEETYSKLVKKDPDQTEFLQAVKEFLNSIEPVFTAHPEFIEQNILERIIEPERIIQFRVPWTDDQGRVQVNRGFRVQFNSANGPYKGGLRFHPSVNQSIIKFLGFEQIFKNSLTGLPIGGGKGGSDFDPKEKSDAEVMRFCQSFMTELQRHIGPDLDIPAGDIGVGGREIGYLYGQYKRINGSQAGVLTGKPLMLGGSLARTEATGYGLVYFTDKMLQNEGKSFENKKVIVSGSGNVALYAIQKVHELGGTVIACSDSNGYILDPAGIDYTTVKQLKEVERKRISEYVTTHPTAIYSEGNIWDIEEAYQIALPCATQNEVNKDLAKNMIAQGVIAVAEGANMPSDLEAIEVYRQAGILYAPGKAANAGGVAVSALEMSQNSQRLSWSFEEVDEKLTDIMEAIYTEVRDTAKLYQVEGDFVAGANIAGFVKVALSMISQGIV; this is encoded by the coding sequence ATGGAAGAAGCAAGAAAATATATTGAAGAAACCTACTCTAAATTAGTGAAGAAAGATCCAGATCAAACTGAATTTTTACAAGCGGTAAAAGAATTTTTAAATAGTATTGAGCCTGTTTTTACTGCTCATCCAGAATTTATTGAACAAAATATTTTGGAGCGTATCATTGAACCAGAACGCATCATTCAATTTAGAGTTCCTTGGACTGATGATCAAGGAAGAGTCCAGGTAAATAGAGGATTTCGTGTTCAATTTAATTCAGCCAATGGTCCATATAAAGGCGGTCTGCGTTTTCATCCAAGCGTAAACCAAAGTATTATAAAGTTTTTAGGGTTTGAGCAAATTTTCAAAAATAGCCTAACCGGGTTGCCTATCGGCGGTGGAAAAGGCGGCAGCGATTTCGATCCTAAAGAGAAATCAGATGCAGAAGTCATGCGTTTTTGTCAAAGCTTTATGACTGAATTGCAACGCCATATTGGACCGGATCTTGATATTCCTGCAGGAGATATTGGGGTAGGGGGAAGAGAAATAGGCTATCTGTATGGTCAATATAAACGAATCAATGGCTCTCAAGCAGGAGTGTTGACAGGAAAGCCGCTTATGTTAGGGGGCAGCTTAGCGAGAACAGAAGCTACCGGTTATGGTTTGGTGTATTTTACAGATAAAATGCTGCAAAATGAAGGCAAATCATTTGAAAATAAAAAAGTAATTGTCTCTGGTAGTGGAAACGTTGCTTTATACGCCATTCAAAAAGTTCATGAGCTGGGCGGAACAGTCATTGCTTGTTCCGATTCCAATGGATACATTTTAGATCCAGCTGGAATTGATTACACAACCGTTAAGCAATTGAAAGAAGTAGAAAGAAAGAGGATCTCAGAATATGTTACAACTCATCCCACTGCGATTTACTCTGAAGGTAATATCTGGGATATTGAAGAAGCTTACCAAATTGCGTTGCCATGTGCTACACAAAATGAAGTCAATAAAGACTTAGCAAAGAACATGATTGCACAAGGTGTGATTGCTGTAGCAGAAGGAGCTAATATGCCTTCTGATTTAGAAGCTATAGAAGTTTATCGCCAAGCAGGTATTTTGTATGCACCTGGTAAAGCTGCTAATGCAGGTGGAGTTGCGGTGTCTGCTTTAGAAATGAGCCAAAATAGTCAACGATTAAGTTGGTCGTTTGAAGAAGTAGATGAGAAATTGACGGATATTATGGAAGCAATTTATACCGAGGTGCGAGATACTGCAAAACTTTATCAGGTAGAAGGAGATTTTGTAGCCGGAGCCAACATAGCTGGGTTTGTTAAAGTGGCTCTTTCCATGATAAGCCAAGGCATAGTCTAA
- the lpdA gene encoding dihydrolipoyl dehydrogenase — MVVGDFAIELDTVVIGSGPGGYVAAIRAAQMGQKVAIVEREFIGGVCLNVGCIPSKALISAGHHYQDSLHSDVFGVTAENVVLDFAKTQEWKNNKVVATLTKGVEGLLKKNKVEILRGEAYFNDEHTMRVMGEATAQTYSFNNAIIATGSRPIEIKGFKFGKRVIDSTGGLALPEVPKKLVVVGGGYIGSELAGAYANLGAEVTILEGSPSIMPTFEKDMIKFVTNNFAKKGVTIETSAMAKEAVETEDGVTVKYEVNGTEKTIDADYVMVTVGRRPNTDELGLEGAGIELTERGLIKVDEQGRTSVKNIFAIGDVVPGAALAHKASYEAKIAAEAISGKKVAVDYKAMPAVAFTDPELAVVGLTVAEAKEKGLDVKASKFPLAGNGRALSLDATEGFVRLVTTKEEGILVGAQMAGVSASDVIAELGLAIEAGMVAEDIALTIHAHPSLAETVMDASELALGMPIHM, encoded by the coding sequence ATGGTAGTAGGAGATTTCGCAATAGAATTAGACACAGTTGTTATTGGTTCAGGCCCAGGAGGCTATGTAGCAGCAATTCGTGCCGCTCAAATGGGTCAAAAAGTAGCAATCGTGGAAAGAGAATTTATTGGCGGCGTTTGTTTAAACGTTGGATGTATCCCTTCAAAAGCGCTGATCAGTGCAGGACATCATTACCAAGATTCACTACATTCTGATGTATTCGGCGTTACAGCTGAAAATGTCGTTTTAGATTTTGCTAAAACACAAGAATGGAAAAACAATAAAGTTGTTGCAACCCTTACTAAAGGCGTTGAAGGTTTATTGAAAAAAAATAAAGTTGAAATTTTACGCGGAGAAGCTTATTTCAACGACGAACACACAATGCGTGTCATGGGTGAAGCAACTGCTCAAACGTATTCGTTCAACAATGCTATTATCGCAACAGGCAGCCGTCCAATTGAAATCAAAGGATTCAAATTTGGTAAACGTGTGATCGATTCAACTGGCGGTCTGGCTCTTCCAGAAGTTCCTAAAAAACTAGTTGTTGTAGGCGGAGGCTATATCGGAAGCGAATTAGCTGGAGCTTATGCTAACTTAGGTGCAGAGGTTACTATTTTAGAAGGATCTCCTTCGATTATGCCGACATTTGAAAAAGACATGATCAAATTTGTAACGAATAATTTTGCTAAAAAAGGTGTAACTATTGAAACATCTGCAATGGCTAAAGAAGCAGTCGAAACTGAAGACGGCGTAACCGTTAAATATGAAGTAAACGGTACTGAAAAAACAATTGATGCTGATTACGTTATGGTAACTGTTGGCCGCCGTCCTAATACTGATGAACTTGGATTAGAAGGTGCTGGGATCGAGTTAACTGAACGTGGATTGATTAAAGTTGATGAACAAGGACGTACAAGTGTTAAAAACATCTTTGCTATCGGAGACGTTGTTCCAGGTGCTGCTCTAGCTCATAAAGCTAGTTATGAAGCTAAAATCGCAGCGGAAGCCATTTCAGGTAAAAAGGTAGCTGTTGATTACAAAGCGATGCCGGCTGTAGCATTTACAGATCCTGAATTAGCAGTTGTTGGTTTAACCGTTGCTGAAGCGAAAGAAAAAGGACTAGATGTTAAAGCTTCAAAATTCCCATTAGCAGGTAATGGACGTGCTCTATCTTTAGACGCAACAGAAGGTTTCGTACGCTTGGTAACAACTAAAGAAGAAGGCATTCTAGTTGGGGCTCAAATGGCTGGTGTAAGTGCGAGCGATGTGATTGCTGAATTAGGATTGGCTATCGAAGCAGGAATGGTTGCAGAAGATATTGCTTTAACTATTCATGCACATCCTTCTCTAGCTGAAACTGTAATGGATGCTTCTGAATTAGCATTAGGTATGCCGATTCATATGTAA
- a CDS encoding alpha-ketoacid dehydrogenase subunit beta has translation MAQKTMIQAITEALEQEMERDQEILIFGEDVGKNGGVFRATAGLQDKFGEDRVSDTPLAESGIGGLAIGLALQGFRPVPEIQFIGFIFEVMDSIVGQAARTRYRMSSTRTLPITIRTPFGGGVHTPEMHSDNLEGLIAQSPGIKVVVPSNPYDAKGLLIASIRDNDPVFFMEHMKLYRSFRDEVPEESYTVPLGKAAITREGKDVSVITYGAMVREAIKAADELEKEGISVEIVDLRTISPLDIETIVASVEKTGRVVVVQEAQRQAGVGAMVMSEISERAVLSLEAPIGRVAAPDTVFPFGLAEGSWLPNANDIADKVKEVYNF, from the coding sequence ATGGCACAAAAAACAATGATCCAAGCAATTACTGAAGCGCTTGAACAAGAAATGGAACGCGATCAAGAAATATTGATTTTTGGTGAAGATGTTGGTAAAAATGGTGGAGTTTTCCGTGCTACAGCTGGCCTTCAAGACAAATTTGGTGAAGACCGAGTTTCAGATACACCGCTTGCTGAATCAGGCATTGGCGGATTGGCAATTGGATTGGCACTTCAAGGATTCCGTCCAGTTCCAGAAATCCAATTTATCGGATTCATTTTTGAAGTAATGGATTCAATTGTTGGACAAGCAGCACGTACTCGTTACCGTATGAGCAGCACTCGTACTTTGCCGATCACTATTCGTACACCGTTTGGTGGAGGAGTTCATACTCCAGAAATGCACTCAGATAACTTAGAAGGATTGATTGCACAATCTCCTGGTATTAAAGTAGTTGTTCCATCTAATCCGTATGACGCAAAAGGCTTGCTGATTGCTTCTATTCGTGATAATGACCCAGTCTTCTTTATGGAACATATGAAATTATACCGTTCATTCCGTGATGAAGTTCCTGAAGAATCATACACTGTTCCACTAGGAAAAGCTGCTATCACTCGTGAAGGTAAAGATGTTTCTGTTATCACTTATGGAGCTATGGTACGTGAAGCGATCAAAGCGGCAGATGAGTTAGAAAAAGAAGGCATTTCAGTTGAAATCGTTGACTTAAGAACTATTTCTCCATTAGACATTGAAACAATCGTAGCTTCAGTTGAAAAAACTGGACGCGTAGTAGTTGTTCAAGAAGCTCAACGTCAAGCAGGTGTCGGCGCTATGGTTATGTCAGAAATCTCTGAACGTGCAGTCCTTTCATTAGAAGCACCAATCGGCCGCGTAGCAGCTCCCGATACTGTCTTCCCATTTGGTCTAGCTGAGGGCTCTTGGTTACCAAATGCAAATGATATTGCAGACAAAGTAAAAGAGGTTTACAACTTCTAA
- the pdhA gene encoding pyruvate dehydrogenase (acetyl-transferring) E1 component subunit alpha, producing MANKKQPVDFEALLSTIDAAFPMVQILDKDGKVVNEDIMPDLSDDQLVELMERMVWSRILHERSMALARQGRLGFYAPTAGQEASQMASYFAFEKEDELYPGYRDIPQLIQHGLPVSKAFLWSRGHAEGNQYPEDLHAMPPQIIIGAQIIQAAGAGLGLKKRGKQNVAFTYTGDGGSSQGDFYEGMNFAGAYKAPVVFFVQNNGYAISTPRHKQTAAVTLAQKAVAAGIPGIQVDGMDPLAVYSVAKQAREWALAGNGPVLIETVTSRFGPHSTSGDDPTRYRDQESFDYWEQRDPLIRFRNFLTEKGLWSEEKEQALIEKTQEEIKASAKEADQAPKQKVSDFLKNMFEEPTQVISEQIAAFEAKESK from the coding sequence ATGGCTAACAAGAAACAACCTGTAGATTTCGAAGCATTGTTAAGCACAATTGATGCTGCTTTTCCAATGGTCCAAATCTTAGATAAGGACGGTAAAGTCGTTAATGAAGATATTATGCCTGATTTATCTGATGATCAATTAGTCGAATTAATGGAGAGAATGGTATGGTCTCGTATCCTGCATGAACGCTCAATGGCGCTTGCTCGTCAAGGACGTTTAGGTTTCTATGCTCCTACTGCTGGACAAGAAGCATCACAAATGGCAAGTTATTTTGCATTTGAAAAAGAAGACGAATTATACCCTGGATACCGTGATATTCCTCAATTGATCCAACATGGTTTGCCAGTTTCAAAAGCTTTCTTATGGTCTCGTGGACATGCTGAAGGAAACCAATATCCTGAAGATTTACATGCTATGCCGCCTCAAATTATTATCGGAGCACAAATTATCCAAGCTGCCGGCGCAGGACTTGGATTGAAAAAACGTGGCAAACAAAATGTTGCTTTCACTTATACAGGTGATGGCGGTTCATCTCAAGGGGACTTTTATGAAGGTATGAACTTTGCTGGAGCTTATAAAGCACCAGTCGTATTCTTTGTACAAAATAATGGATACGCAATCTCAACTCCTCGTCATAAACAAACTGCAGCTGTTACTTTAGCTCAAAAAGCTGTTGCAGCAGGAATCCCTGGTATTCAAGTAGACGGAATGGATCCATTAGCAGTTTACTCTGTTGCTAAACAAGCAAGAGAATGGGCACTTGCTGGAAATGGTCCTGTACTAATTGAAACAGTAACTTCTCGTTTTGGTCCTCACTCAACTTCAGGAGATGACCCAACACGTTACCGTGATCAAGAAAGTTTTGACTATTGGGAACAACGTGATCCATTAATTCGTTTCCGTAACTTCTTAACTGAAAAAGGTTTGTGGTCTGAAGAGAAAGAACAAGCTTTAATCGAAAAAACACAAGAAGAAATCAAAGCCTCAGCTAAAGAAGCTGACCAAGCACCTAAACAAAAAGTTTCTGATTTCTTGAAAAATATGTTTGAAGAACCTACTCAAGTAATTAGTGAACAAATTGCGGCTTTTGAAGCAAAGGAGAGTAAATAA
- the def gene encoding peptide deformylase, whose protein sequence is MITMNDIIREGNPTLRLPAEEITFPLDEETKKLGQDMLEFLQNSQDPELAEKYQLRAGVGLAAPQLDISKRIIAVHIPDMEDETNEPILSAVMINPKVVSHSVQSACLAEGEGCLSVDREVPGYVPRHSRVTVTYLDLNGEQQKIRLKNYPAIVVQHEIDHINGIMFYDHINQDAPFKLDDNVSIIS, encoded by the coding sequence ATGATTACAATGAACGACATCATTAGGGAAGGAAATCCGACATTACGTTTACCTGCTGAAGAGATAACTTTTCCTCTTGATGAAGAAACAAAAAAATTAGGTCAAGACATGCTGGAATTTCTACAAAACAGTCAAGATCCAGAATTAGCTGAAAAGTATCAATTGCGAGCTGGCGTTGGTTTAGCAGCACCACAATTAGACATTTCAAAACGAATCATTGCAGTTCACATCCCTGATATGGAAGATGAAACCAATGAGCCTATTCTAAGCGCTGTTATGATTAATCCAAAAGTGGTTAGTCATTCTGTCCAAAGTGCTTGTTTAGCAGAAGGTGAAGGGTGCCTTTCTGTTGATCGTGAAGTACCTGGATATGTACCTCGCCATAGCCGAGTAACTGTAACTTATTTAGACTTAAATGGCGAACAACAAAAGATTCGCTTGAAAAATTATCCAGCTATTGTAGTACAACATGAAATTGATCATATTAATGGTATTATGTTCTATGATCATATCAATCAAGATGCACCTTTTAAATTAGATGATAACGTATCTATTATTTCTTGA